A region of the Burkholderia pyrrocinia genome:
CCAGAAGGTGTGGCTCAAGGCGCGCAACCGCTGCACGACGACGCAGTGCCTGATCGACAGCTACCGCAAGCGCATCGACGTGCTGTGCGGCCAGATCGACGTGCCGGCGGAAAACGACCGCGCGAAGTGCCGCAGCAACGGTGGCCTGGGCGGGCTCGAACTCGATCACTGAGCGTCGATGCGAAACGCAAGCCGGCGTCGATTTAGACATCGGCGAAACGCCATCTCGTGCCGCGCGCGGAGCACCTACCACCCGATCCGGTGCTTCTCTTCCGTCTCGCTATGCCGCCAGTCGTCATCCGCGTGCAGGTACTGGCTCGTCGTCGTGAGCGACACGTGGCCGAGGTTGTCGCGCACGAGCCGCAGGTCGACGCGGCCGTCGGCCATGTGCGAGCCCGCGGTGTGGCGCAGCCAGTGCGCGGACGCCTGGTCGAGCACGCGCGCCTGTTCGTCGCCGGCTACGCCGTTCGCGCGCAGCCGCTCGGCCGCATGCCGGAATACCAGCTTCACGATCCGGTGCAGCGCCGCGCGCGTGAGCGGCTTGCACGCCTGGCCGAGCGGCAGCACGAGCGGCGTGGGCTCGCCGTCGGACGGCAGCGCGGGCAGGCCGTGCGCGCGCCGGTAGCGCGACAGCTCGGCCATCATCTCGTCAGTGGCCGGTACGAGCCGCTGCCGGCCGCCTTTGCCCGTCACGTCGAGCCACCAGCGGTCATGCCCGTTCGCGTCGCGCCGGCAGAAGAACTGGCCCATCGTCGTGTCGGCCGCTTCGGTGATGCGCAGCCCGCCGAGATACAGCAGCGTGAACAGCCAGCGCGCGCGATCCGCATGGAAGCACGCGCGCGCATCGTCGCGCGGCATCGCCGCGATCGCATCCTTGACCGACTGCCACAGCGGTTGCCCGAGATGGCGCGTGACGCGCGGCGCGGGACGGCGCTGCCGCTGCCGCGACAACGCGAGCGGATTGCCGGCCAGGTAGCCGGCCTGCACGAGCCACGAGAACATCACGTTCAGGATCACCAGCGCCTGCCGCTGGCTGGCCGCCGACAGCGGCCCGTAGAACGGCCGCCAGCGCGGGTCGCCGCGCGGATGCTTGCGGCCGCCGTTCGCGCACCACACATCGGCCGGCGCCGGCGCGACCAGGAATTGCCGGTAGACGACGAGATCTTCATGCGTGAGCGACGACAGCGGCTTGCCGCACGCGATCACGGCCCACAGCAGCAGGCGCTCGGCTTCCTTGCGGTAGTTCTGGAACGTGGTCGGCGTATCGACGAAGCGCGCGAGCCATGCGCGCACGGCGTCGAGATCGTTGGTCGCCGCGATCTGCGGATGCGCGCTGCCCGAGCGGTTGGTGCCCGCGCGTCCGTCGAGCGCGGCCGGCACGGTCAGCGTATCGATCGGCAGCGGGCGCAGCGCGGCGCCGGACGGAACGGGTGAAGTCATGCGAAAGGGGGGCGCTGCGCGGGCCGCGCGGGCGGACGAAGGCAGCGCGACAAAGCGTATCGGGAAGCGCCGATGGTACACGATCGTCGTGCGGCCTACGCCGGTGCTTCGACGTTGAAACGGACCAGGGTCCGTTGACGCTGATCACTGACGTTCCGTTGATTTTGAA
Encoded here:
- a CDS encoding tyrosine-type recombinase/integrase, with the protein product MTSPVPSGAALRPLPIDTLTVPAALDGRAGTNRSGSAHPQIAATNDLDAVRAWLARFVDTPTTFQNYRKEAERLLLWAVIACGKPLSSLTHEDLVVYRQFLVAPAPADVWCANGGRKHPRGDPRWRPFYGPLSAASQRQALVILNVMFSWLVQAGYLAGNPLALSRQRQRRPAPRVTRHLGQPLWQSVKDAIAAMPRDDARACFHADRARWLFTLLYLGGLRITEAADTTMGQFFCRRDANGHDRWWLDVTGKGGRQRLVPATDEMMAELSRYRRAHGLPALPSDGEPTPLVLPLGQACKPLTRAALHRIVKLVFRHAAERLRANGVAGDEQARVLDQASAHWLRHTAGSHMADGRVDLRLVRDNLGHVSLTTTSQYLHADDDWRHSETEEKHRIGW